A window of Cryptomeria japonica chromosome 3, Sugi_1.0, whole genome shotgun sequence contains these coding sequences:
- the LOC131033175 gene encoding 36.4 kDa proline-rich protein, producing MKGRALFVIFIVLVSTMPPSIACGYCPPPKGGSGGGHKSPPKGKPPPHGGHMSPPKVKPPPHGGSPSHPMPPVVKPPPHGGSPYHPVPPVVKPPPSGGSPSHPMPPVVKPPPSGGSPSHPMPPVVKPPPVTPTLPPPVVKPPTPPSGGYPPYTPTPPSGGSPIIPPVTPVIPPVTPITPPGTPGTPPGSSGQTCPKDALKLGACVDLLGGLVHIGIGDPAANTCCPLLQGLVELEAAICLCTAIRLKLLNLNILLPIALQLLATCGQSPPAGFTCPAN from the coding sequence atgaaGGGAAGAGCTTTGTTCGTGATATTCATTGTTCTGGTCTCTACAATGCCCCCAAGCATTGCCTGTGGCTATTGCCCACCACCCAAGGGCGGCTCCGGTGGTGGCCACAAGTCTCCACCTAAGGGAAAACCACCACCCCATGGTGGCCACATGTCTCCACCCAAGGTAAAACCACCACCCCATGGTGGAAGCCCTTCTCACCCAATGCCACCAGTTGTTAAGCCTCCGCCCCATGGTGGAAGCCCATATCATCCAGTGCCTCCAGTTGTTAAGCCTCCTCCCTCTGGTGGAAGCCCATCTCACCCAATGCCCCCAGTTGTTAAGCCTCCGCCCTCTGGTGGAAGCCCATCTCATCCAATGCCCCCAGTTGTGAAGCCACCTCCGGTCACACCTACTCTCCCTCCCCCAGTTGTGAAGCCACCCACGCCTCCTAGTGGCGGTTACCCTCCCTACACACCCACCCCTCCCTCTGGTGGCAGCCCCATCATCCCACCGGTCACCCCTGTCATCCCACCGGTCACACCCATCACTCCACCCGGTACACCCGGCACACCACCCGGCTCATCCGGCCAGACTTGTCCTAAGGACGCTCTCAAGCTGGGTGCTTGTGTTGATCTGCTTGGAGGGCTTGTGCACATAGGTATTGGAGACCCAGCTGCAAATACTTGCTGCCCACTCTTGCAGGGGCTTGTGGAACTTGAGGCTGCAATTTGCTTGTGCACAGCAATCAGACTTAAGCTTCTCAATCTCAATATCTTGCTTCCAATTGCTCTCCAGCTTCTTGCCACATGTGGACAGAGTCCCCCTGCAGGCTTCACTTGTCCAGCTAACTGA